A single genomic interval of Dysidea avara chromosome 8, odDysAvar1.4, whole genome shotgun sequence harbors:
- the LOC136262747 gene encoding uncharacterized protein has protein sequence MSSAEVFTTVPLACFMMMMCGFATNTDSDYIPYNVKCAVSSMDDSQHVLNVSWMIRRETNVRRFDVNCTCPEAGYKAEKKHFDHCPDDIPPPCHHNIIMEFSSPVCYDQCHCKVRTIKREIDSATNLSDISTCYIGPKVPKRPPVIISSDIRNKDGRSVPVIFQLPKTSLYYCDEVSNIKRIIANITDHQGSYQHLAEKYSFSNVTARTFSFILQLNSSALWKSFTFSLSLKNSFGASPFSDQVSVRGAVNGDISRDDYQFGYNVVTINSTSRSLHLYWTITNATWGLLDSHFIRGFNYTVQQLDNGEYYTTTVTTNLTVIVTLNSSNWYMMIGRILTNDKDSWGPEPVYLYLPPSYTPLSGSSSTTTSNEGKGVMFTLLGTTVLFAVLSLILTIVISVQCYKIITDDDDDSSGVYQIDCTSSITEFSQDKSEVENSKLPVPRNDDDDDKTITKEKDDSALSDNDMVTTGDNSAVEKLSISKSYTDIDGDTSRADTDSVLNNSTKLHVNETEV, from the exons ATGTCGTCTGCCGAGGTCTTCACGACAGTTCCGCTGGCGTGTTtcatgatgatgatgtgtgGATTTGCTACAAATACTGACTCAG ATTATATTCCATACAACGTGAAGTGTGCGGTGTCGTCAATGGATGATTCTCAACATGTGCTAAACGTATCGTGGATGATCAGAAGGGAAACGAATGTGAGGAGGTTTGACGTCAATTGCACCTGTCCTGAAGCTGGCTACAAAGCTGAAAAGAAG CATTTTGATCACTGTCCTGATGACATTCCTCCACCTTGTCACCATAATATTATCATGGAGTTCTCCTCACCTGTGTGTTATGACCAGTGTCATTGTAAAGTGCGAACAATTAAAAGAGAAATAGATAGTGCCACGAATTTGTCTGATATCTCTACCTGCTACATAGGACCAAAAG TTCCAAAGAGACCACCTGTTATCATATCATCAGACATAAGGAATAAAGATGGGAGATCTGTACCAGTCATCTTCCAG TTACCAAAAACTTCATTGTACTATTGTGATGAAGTGAGTAACATCAAGAGGATAATAGCCAATATCACTGATCATCAAGGATCATACCAACATCTTGCTGAAAAATATAGCTTTTCAAACGTTACTGCAAGAACATTCAGTTTTATTCTTCAACTGAACAGCTCTGCACTTTGGAAATCATTTACGTTTTCCTTGTCACTGAAGAATTCTTTTGGTGCCAGTCCCTTCAGTGATCAAGTGTCTGTCAGAGGAGCTGTTAATG GTGATATCAGTAGAGATGACTACCAGTTTGGTTACAATGTGGTAACCATAAACTCCACTTCACGTTCACTTCACTTGTACTGGACCATCACTAACGCAACTTGGGGTTTGTTAGATAGTCATTTCATCAGAGGATTTAACTACACTGTTCAACAACTTGATAATGGAGAATATTACactactactgtcactactaaCTTGACTGTCATTGTCACCTTAAACTCATCCAATTGGTACATGATGATTGGTAGAATACTAACCAATGATAAAGACTCCTGGGGACCAGAACCAGTTTACTTGTATTTGCCTCCATCATATACACCTCTATCAG GAAGTTCTTCAACTACAACCTCAAATGAAGGAAAAG GTGTAATGTTCACTCTTCTGGGTACTACTGTGCTGTTTGCAGTACTCAGTCTCATCCTTACTATTGTTATAAG TGTACAGTGTTACAAGATAATaacagatgatgatgatgatagtaGT GGTGTATACCAAATTGATTGTACAAGTAGCATCACAGAATTCTCACAGGACAAAAGTGAAGTGGAAAATTCAAAGTTGCCTGTTCCTAGgaatgatgatgacgatgataaAACTATTACTAAAGAAAAAGATGACAGTGCACTAAGTGACAATGATATGGTGACTACAGGTGATAACAGTGCAGTGGAGAAGTTGAGCATTAGTAAGAGTTACACTGATATCGATGGCGACACCAGTAGGGCAGATACTGACAGTGTACTGAATAACAGTACTAAATTACATGTTAATGAAACAGAAGTGTAA
- the LOC136264935 gene encoding myosin-2 heavy chain-like produces MGSELEKWQKREGHQAEKKQSGHARLLVPHFFSLTARVLLFEESTLELSLMAVSNPPNVRNLVTQVKNYQTNPLKRKKPNDTPDTSPQASVNNLAIADVAEIDVEEDTEGRKYIEVVCGGRTGKLILNKFHKLEGNKGYTKCIEYNGKIIPPQEFEAIAGMKAMKSWKKSLKHKGQPLLTYLNSGALKDSDEQAPTVYDDTGSVSQSMNSAFRELESRLLSSLQEVIISSVGSLKASFESEIRSLHTKVSELTERIQHLEEDKLSHGIPTLSMDTLQPSIETMINSTVTSLLSEEKEKKKRKLNLILHRIPESASEDAVERRVHDTNHVKSILQDYLKIDVQVDTVARIGKKDSEKTRLLKVDVPSEKLKKQVLRNSSKLRDGSNPDWVKKIFITPDLTPKEQAENKVLREKLAELNKTVPRSYRIKNGQIVRREGDLPPT; encoded by the exons ATGGGCAGCGAACTGGAGAAGTGGCAGAAAAGAGAGGGACACCAAGCCGAGAAAAAGCAGTCTGGACACGCGAGACTATTAGTGCCCcatttcttttcgctgacagcCCGAG tgttacTGTTTGAAGAATCAACGCTGGAACTATCACTTATGGCTGTCTCGAATCCCCCAAACGTTCGTAACCTCGTCACCCAAGTGAAGAATTACCAAACGAACCCACTGAAGAGGAAAAAGCCCAACGATACGCCAGATACCAGCCCCCAGGCAAGTGTTAACAATCTTGCCATCGCTGATGTTGCCGAAATAGATGTTGAAGAGGACACTGAAGGTCGTAAGTATATAGAAGTTGTATGTGGTGGTAGAACTGGTAAACTAATCTTAAACAAGTTTCACAAACTAGAGGGGAACAAAGGGTATACAAAATGTATTGAATACAATGGTAAGATTATTCCCCCTCAAGAATTTGAGGCCATAGCTGGAATGAAAGCCATGAAATCATGGAAGAAATCTTTAAAGCATAAAGGTCAGCCACTTTTAACCTATCTTAACTCTGGAGCCTTGAAAGATAGTGATGAACAAGCACCAACAGTTTACGACGACACTggctcagtcagtcagtctatGAACTCAGCTTTCAGGGAGCTTGAATCACGGCTGTTATCCTCACTCCAAGAGGTTATTATCTCATCTGTTGGATCCCTGAAAGCTTCTTTTGAGTCCGAGATCAGATCCCTCCACACGAAAGTCAGTGAGCTTACTGAAAGAATTCAACACCTAGAAGAAGACAAACTAAGCCACGGCATCCCCACGTTAAGCATGGACACTCTCCAACCATCCATAGAAACAATGATTAACTCTACTGTCACATCCCTCTTGTCTGAAGAGAAGGAGAAAAAAAAGAGAAAGCTCAATTTGATACTACACCGGATTCCTGAAAGTGCTTCAGAAGATGCTGTGGAAAGGAGGGTACATGATACTAATCACGTTAAATCCATTCTTCAAGACTACCTTAAAATCGACGTCCAGGTGGACACAGTTGCCCGTATAGGCAAAAAGGATTCTGAAAAGACAAGACTGCTGAAGGTTGATGTTCCATCGGAAAAGTTGAAGAAGCAGGTCTTGCGTAACAGTTCAAAGCTAAGAGATGGTTCTAACCCTGACTGGGTCAAGAAAATATTTATTACACCTGACCTTACACCCAAGGAACAAGCAGAAAACAAGGTTTTAAGAGAGAAACTTGCAGAGCTTAATAAAACAGTCCCAAGATCCTACCGTATAAAAAACGGTCAAATTGTAAGGAGGGAGGGGGACCTCCCTCCCACTTAA